The Magnolia sinica isolate HGM2019 chromosome 3, MsV1, whole genome shotgun sequence genome includes the window GCACGACCTAACCCTTAAGCCCGATACTCCAGCCGCAgtccggcccattgacaaccctacctgTGGATGTTCAATACAAATGTTAAGCTAGGGGAAAGATGTCATGGCACCACAAGTTGTGGTGTAGTTGCCTGTAGGAGATCAATTCTCTTAAAGGAGAATTATAGTATTGCAAATGTAAGTAGTTTCTACCTGTGGTATTTTTGTGGAATCCAAACTGTAAATCAGGGTCGATTTTTGTAGTATTTTTGTTGAAGACTTAGGATATGCAAGCATGACAACTTATATGTTGTTCGTTATCTCCATGAATGTAAAAGCTTTTGCTCGCATTGTCTCATTTGATCCACGTACAACATTTGAGATTATGAAAGATTATACACGAAAGATACTTTTTTGGCTGTCTTCAACCCTATGTCTCTTGTCCCTGGGAGGTCTTACTCCACTAGCAGGTTTTTTTCGGAGAACTCCATCTATTCTAGTGTGGATGGCAGGCAGGCCTAAATTTCTTAGTTTTTAATAGAACTCCATGCGAGTATTATTTCTATCTACTATTATCTAAAAATAAACAAGTTATTAATGATTGGACGAAACCAATAAATAACCTGCGAAATTATAGTAGATCTCCTTTGAGATCAAACAATTCCAACGAATTGAATATGATTGTATGTGTGATATCATATACTATATTGGAAATATTAATGAACCCAATTATTGTAATTGCTAGGATACCCTCTTTTAGCTTCTAGGGTCTATTTCTTAGTTCAAGATCCCTTTTACTAACTGCATAAAAAAATTAGTAGATTGTTCCACCCAAAATGAAAATGGGTTTGGGGTTATGAACTTATAATCATGGAATCAACTTAATCATCAGCTTATGAGTTCATATGAGCCTCCTTATGTGCGCTGTACACACTGAGAATACTCCATAGTTAAAACAGGTGGAATGAAAAAACAAGGAGTAATGGACAACCACCCTTAAAACTTATATATACACTCATTGTGACACTTCTAAATTTTGGAATGGCTTAAATTTCGGTGTGTCCCTTCATATACTAGTTGGGGCACTTGATAAATGGGTTGCATGAcatgcatacaacatggtggaccccatggttCATCTACCGAAGTTCTTTTTATCCACATGACCGTCGAAATGCCTGCAATCATTGAGGTTTTGCATGAGAGTCTATGTATACAATATAGGTAGAAATCATATGGATTTGTTTGCAGGTTGCAGAGGTCCAACATCCTGTTTGCTTTGCTTTAGTTGCTTAAGCTTAGAGATGTTTTTGTATTTATAGATTATATTAATTTGTGTGGTTGAGATTAGAAATCAGTATAGATAATGAGTGGTGTAAATTAATTAGGGTCATGTGTTTAGTATAAATATCTTCTTTAATTACCTTGTAATTTTCAGTTTTGAAGAATTAATAAGATTTAATTTTTCTCTCttccagaaaaaggaagaagaaatgatGGATTCCCTGCTTTTATTCTTTAGATTGGTTATTTGAGTCGCTTGTTCATGGCCCATCTTGGAGGATTCTATCTTTCGACGCTCGAATCCCTTGCTAGATTTCGAGTCCTCAACAGCCACAAGCCTTGTTGTTGAGGCGTCCTCATCCAAATAATCTTGATAGTCAAATCATTCCGATCTCAACCGTCCTTCTGTGGCCGAACCCTTGTTTCGAACATGGGATTaagtatggaattgcatttggttcaaTATAATTTCTATCTGGCTTTTGAAAAAGATGGAAAGGATTAGACTAATCCAAGTATTATATCATCTAGTTCCATCAGAAAATACAATAGGATTTAGAAGTTTGAAATCCTTGCATACGAGGGCTGCACATTTATGCATGTGTTTTTacacatgccatccatccgtatgCGCCCTTTACACGTGACAATGGAGCTGCATATGCATATAAGAGaccaacatcaattgtgaaatttgatccgttgattacaatttcatggcgATGAAACGTAGGTTTCACTTGATACAATTTCACATCAAcaagacatgaaattcaatggtcaAAATAATGTGGTATTTGCCCAATGATATTAATTCCAACTAATGCAATTCCGGATGTGAATTAGCTACTGACCAGTTCAGCGGCAATCtggctattgaagtgatgtcacaaGGTTTTTTTGGGCCCagtataatgtatgtgttgtgtctacatcgttcatccatttggagaaaccATTTTTGTTgggggaccgcagaagcacaAAGAGATGAATCTAAAGAAGTAATCCAATTGCACCAAAAAGCACAAAAGGAACATAATGATTCAATGTAGAAAAACTCTTGTGAGAAAAAACTACAGATAGatagcactatgaaagcagatTTATACCCCAATATATAGCCTTAGGAAGTGAAGGGAGTTTACCtcattcgaacaacctcgaatcaaacCCTTTCTACACTCTTGAAATCCCTTGGATAAATTAGATACTtgagaatacctctcaatcctgATTTATACCCTAATATGTAGCCTTAagaagaatcacaatcaaaatagaaataaatccCGTAAAATCACAACTTCGTAAAAATCTGCGCGAatccattcgatgtcatcgaacacactttgatgccatcgaaacttatcattcgatggcatcaaagtaaTACCTAATTAGTCCAGAAacaagacatgaaaattagatctccttcgattgcatcgagctatcttcgatggcatcgaatatatccttttgatgtcatcgagcactcttcgatagcatcgaaaaaATGCCCAgttagtccagcaaccaactagagaaaattcaaaaattctcgATAGAATTGAGcattgttcgatggcattgaccgATGCTCAATGTCTTTGAATGGTCTATCAATACAGTCGGCAAACCCTATTTCTGAATGATTTAAAGCTTAAAAAAACAacaattttagggtatgaaccaaaacttaggcagatccaaagctcaagtggacccaccatagaaaatcgtggggattgaatgactaccattaaaaacttattgggaccacaaaagtttttgatcaagccaaTATTGGAATAGGCATGGCAATGGGCTAGGACTGGCCCTACATTTCAAACGGGTTGGACTGGGCCATTCGGTCGGCCCTGTTCAAAAATTTTCATTCCCACTCCAAGCCCACATGTGAATCCTTCCAATAGTTTGAGAAATTATAGATTACTAACGTGAATATCATGATTGATACTGTTAGACATCTGTGCCGTAAATATGGTGGGCCGCACTTGAACGGTCAACCTAGAATCTAACCGCAATGGAATGATCTAATTATCAGATCAACGAACTTCTGCCCCTTGGATGTGGACAGTTCATCAAACCCTCAGATCCAACGGTTGGAAATGTCCAATTGTTGTAAATCTTGTCCAATGGCTCACCTATGGgtaggacccacaatttggattatGTGTTAAAGTGCTGTGGAAATGTCTGTATTCAGCTGATTAtatcatccatggtgggccccatcaatggtGAAGCAAAGTGATGGATTGGCCATCTCGACCGTCCTTCCCGTGGTCCTGCTATGGAATGGCTGGAAACCTCACCCATCTGATCGATGGACTTTTCCTTctttaatgtggaccgttcatcatcttcatcaattGGGCCATCATTATCACCCGTTGTTTAACTTAGTCCTCAGACCAGATGAGCGGCTCAGATAATTCAACCATGCATCCACGTgaaccccatgatgtatgttggccacCCAAACCAATGGAGCTCAAGCTCTGGTTGCCACAAAATGGGGAGGTATATGATAGTCAgtcgtatgacgcttgatacgcaggcaccacAAAttctacacgtggcatacataaaCTCAATTTAAACCGACAAAATTGTAAAAATCACTGTTATTTAGTAACCCTCTCAGAATCAGATTGTTTCAATGATCCTAATTTCTGATTCGTggacatgtgtttgttgaaataggaccattggatttttctTCATTCTCAACCGTCCACTAAATGTCTATCAATACAATATCCACATAACCAAATAAGTctaatttttggctcatgacaCATCCAACCTAagaaccataatttggacagtttatgttAATAAATTACATGCCAAGTATTCAAAAtccaagtgcctgagtatcatacatcacactctgccagagtatcaaaattcttctcTCATCTTGGAGATAAGGGATAAGGCCAGGAACACCAACCGTCCAATGAGAAGTGTGCGTTTTAACACCTCATCCTATCAAACCATACTTCAATATCCTTCATTTCTTTCATAGATATAAACCAAAATGTAGTTATCATTTTTATTTCCATTTCTCTCCTCAGCAGTTGCAGAGGAATCAATGGCTacagcttcagcttctcccatggTCAGCCAGCTCAAGGGCAGATTGCCTTCTTCCTTCACAAGGGGCCTGATCATTCCCAAGGGCATTTCTGGAAATTCTTTCAGGGTCTTGCCTTCCAAGAGAAGGCCGTGCTTCACTGTCAAAGCTATCCAGGCTGAGAAGGtgaggggtattttggtcttttTACATTTGATTCTGTACAACTGGTTGTTTCGTAAGTCTATGGTACAATTAGTTGGTTAGGACACTTCGGGCCGTTGAATCACAAGGATTGGGAAAATGGGTCCGTCCGATCATTGATCTGGACAGCCCAACTGGGGTTTGAACGGATGATCCTGGTTTTACACTGGGCTTATGATGCAACTAGTTGTAATGGGCATTTGCAACGGTCCGATTATCGATCTGGACAGTCCATTCATTACAGGCTATTATTGGCTGGCCACAagcacactgattggatgattctGTTGTACTGTAGGCTTACGATCCAACTAGTTGAATTGGGAAATGGGACCGTCTGATCATTTATAGGATATGTGATTTACCActagatcttgaccatccatttttgttTCCTATTGATCCGACGGTTAGATTCACCTAATTTGAGTGATTCTTGCATCATCACCTCACCTGCCATGAGTCAGCTAGAAAGAATAGAAAGTCCAGATTGATTATTAGACTGTCCCACAGTTTCAAACCAGGTAGTTGTATCTAAGCCTATAATACAACTAGTTGTCTTAGAAAAGATGGCAATGACTCCTCATACGTACACATGCATGGTTTTactgtaatccagaccgtccaaattactGACCCAACTGTGGATAGAGCATAAGTGAGAAATTGCACgtagaagataatattaaccatctgatttttcccttcaaatttgTATCAAtcgctattttacttttaaccgtccatgtgatagccattaattggatggttaggattgcttggtcAGTATGATTTTAGATATGCTCCATCGACAATGGTACACACATTCGGACTCGACCaaacttggaaaaaaaaataaaaaatcaataaaacacatttagatatatgctccatccacaatgatgCACTCTGatcagacaatcttaaccatctgatttcgaGGGTCGAATTGGAAGAACTGACCACTAATGGGGTAGCCACCagttggatggttcagattgttcGATCACTGTAGTATGAGATCTAGGTCTGGCAACAGGTGGCCCTGGGCTTGTTCAGGCCCAAATTTTGAAATGGGTCGGGCCTATTGACAATGTTGATTATGATCCAATGGTTCAAGATGGTTAACCGACCCAattgggtcccatttgatgttgCAGCCAACCTTTCAAGTGATTCAGCCAATCAACGGTGATCCATTCATTGGAAGTCTTGAGACCCCCGTAACATCGAGCCCGTTGATCGCATGGTACCTGTCCAACCTGCCGGCGTACCGCACTGCGGTCAGCCCACTTCTCAGGGGCATTGAGGTGGGCCTAGCCCACGGGTACCTCCTTGTGGGACCATTTGTCAAGACGGGCCCACTAAGGGACACACCATATGCAGGGACGGCTGGATCATTGGCAGCGGGCGGCCTTGTCGTGATCTTAAGTATCTGTTTAACAATGTACGGTGTCGCCTCCTTCACGGAAGGTGAGCCGTCGACGGCCCCATCGTTGACCCTGACCGGACGAAAGAAGGAGGCCGATAAGCTGCAGACTGCTGATGGGTGGGcccagttctcaggtgggttcttCTTTGGGGGCATATCTGGAGTCATCTGGGCCTACTTCCTTCTCTATGTTCTGGACCTTCCATACTACATCAAGTAGGTTTGtgattttctatggtttgttttGGAATGGGATTATGggaattttgtatattttgatgacTGATTTATTACTTTGATTAAAACAGTGTTATATGCATGTAATGTAACTATCTATCATCTATCTACACTTAGTCCCTGTGATGGTctcattcaagtgggacccatgttttagtgatccagaccattaatctgATGGACTGGACCAGTCTGTCAAGCCATAGGCATGGGCCAGATACAGCAAGCCCAAGCCCGAGCTGGAAAATATTAGTTGGCACAGCACCCAGGCCCAAAAAATTCCTCTGTCCAACGTAAATGTTCCTAATCTACCCGTTGTTTAGAGGGCCACACATGAAGAGAAGAATAAATGTTAGAGAAATGAAAGTGAAACCAACGGTCTACATGCAACAtggatgtaccacacaccaccgacctagctGGTGGTGTGTGTACGTGTAGTGCGGAGACTCCGAgctgtatgaacggttcaaaggagatcaaagttatatgggccctacgattatgtatttattatatccacaccgtttatccatttgtcgatatcattttagagcatgatccaaaaaatgattcataaccaaagctaagtggaccacaccacaaatagcagtgtggagaatgattttcaccgttaaaacattcgtaatgcccatcataacgtttattttctatccaattagttcataaggttacacatgaagaggaaaaataaatataatattagcCAAAactttggatctattttatttttcggctcaagccttacaacgagctctccaaatggtcGGACTATTTGGATTTAATACCGTACCTGAAGGCGAGACCCACACCAGCCCGGTagtgtgtgatacaccagccaatccgcttccaaaatgatgtatttataatatccacaccgttcatccattttgtgagatcattttagagcatgttaACAAAAATAATTTATATCCAAAACTAAATGG containing:
- the LOC131239569 gene encoding photosystem I reaction center subunit XI, chloroplastic, which gives rise to MATASASPMVSQLKGRLPSSFTRGLIIPKGISGNSFRVLPSKRRPCFTVKAIQAEKPTFQVIQPINGDPFIGSLETPVTSSPLIAWYLSNLPAYRTAVSPLLRGIEVGLAHGYLLVGPFVKTGPLRDTPYAGTAGSLAAGGLVVILSICLTMYGVASFTEGEPSTAPSLTLTGRKKEADKLQTADGWAQFSGGFFFGGISGVIWAYFLLYVLDLPYYIK